Proteins encoded within one genomic window of Aspergillus nidulans FGSC A4 chromosome VII:
- a CDS encoding RFX family transcription factor (transcript_id=CADANIAT00008989): MPPELARAASLSSSAASQSTQVVAPQSRPGTADLMRSRSETVISRNSRRPRSRGSTASIHSTTTQQTQDQQLTDGFPQFLPAQTSAGSNVFGNNPEDIIMRFGQQLSHQVNGTALDSLQDAHHSAISRADEFPNHAVHGHHLSHHSLPSGVSHGMPGVPIPQYQNIYDSGIENHIQEHVLDEHDASEAGLKKKKGSSSSLANDNELRKLLRQYEGYTLKQMAAEVLKHEGAGGKAEKVKQVFAMIWLKENCRKSTGSVRRDRVYCCYAEKCGTERVSVLNPASFGKLVRIIFPNVQTRRLGVRGESKYHYVDLTVIEEKQQKPSTSTTQNPSRDSTAVGGVDAMNGNDMQRAASTIQQPTADTALFPSPTTSFAPRASIDRAISGCGCQASSQAEVITLENVASHSGKLIYQMLQLPTTDSSSVDTDSLQLPDINYYLPENTDSKVAAALAALYRSHCISVIDSFRYCKERNLLRFFSAFHGTLTVPVQKLLTHPNLAPWIKECDWLMYQKMIAFVAPLTTQVVPKLVLDAFSSISQRLTTHIAETFKAQPVHVSLARLLPAHIFCNLLKHMLDVNQSANAAAAWLCHPDNRNQMWLDFTTLVDPKEMITRANIPVCAEQATEQILKDDIRALLTPVADLNPAASHPFFSQPDLEKSPKPHKFSVEESVGDEYNFPDKWISFILNLAHIFPQHRTQCIIERVDALWDCILHRLTLGGAQSFSAWWMTKVFFHEMMLWQAEKGGFMHYTPSTLQKAGLDSDQSGPGGLVLRNSPKVVGNESSTSNAQDGASLERSRMGVETNPSRMDDEKPTDISENLTSFHAPNHDDSAIDLDDDSMLMTVGKYGDMMVSDPADAEGDVIVI; the protein is encoded by the exons ATGCCTCCTGAGCTTG CTCGCGCAGCCTCCCTGTCCTCCAGTGCAGCCTCTCAATCAACCCAAGTCGTCGCTCCTCAGAGTCGTCCTGGCACGGCAGATCTCATGAGATCGCGCTCAGAAACAGTAATATCTAGGAATAGCCGTCGCCCGCGGTCGAGAGGCTCAACTGCTAGTATTCATTCGACCACAACTCAGCAGACCCAAGATCAGCAACTCACCGATGGCTTCCCCCAGTTTCTGCCGGCCCAAACATCTGCCGGATCCAATGTTTTCGGCAACAACCCGGAGGATATTATTATGCGATTTGGCCAGCAATTGTCGCACCAAGTGAACGGCACCGCCTTGGATTCTTTACAAGACGCCCACCACTCTGCAATTTCGAGGGCTGACGAGTTCCCCAATCATGCTGTTCATGGTCATCATCTTTCCCACCACTCATTACCCTCAGGAGTCTCACACGGGATGCCAGGCGTGCCAATACCTCAGTATCAAAACATATACGACAGTGGAATTGAGAACCACATACAGGAGCACGTTCTGGATGAACATGATGCTTCGGAAGCCGGcctcaagaaaaaaaagggatCAAGCTCCTCCCTAGCCAACGATAATGAGTTGCGAAAACTCTTGCGGCAGTATGAGGGTTATACACTGAAGCAAATGGCGGCAGAAGTACTCAAGCATGAGGGAGCTGGCGGAAAGGCAGAAAAGGTCAAACAAGTCTTCGCAATGATCTG GTTGAAGGAGAACTGCAGAAAAAGCACAGGCTCTGTCCGCAGAGATCGTGTTTACTGCTGTTATGCCGAAAAGTGTGGAACCGAACGTGTCTCCGTGCTGAATCCTGCGTCTTTCGGGAAACTAGTTCGAATCATATTTCCAAATGTACAGACGCGCAGATTAGGCGTTAGGGGGGAGTCAAAGTATCACTACGTTGATTTAACGGTAATCGAGGAAAAGCAACAGAAGCCATCCACATCGACCACCCAGAACCCTTCCCGCGACTCCACGGCAGTAGGTGGTGTGGATGCTATGAATGGCAATGACATGCAAAGAGC TGCGAGCACCATACAGCAGCCTACAGCAGATACAGCACTATTTCCATCTCCTACTACTTCATTCGCTCCCAGGGCCTCCATCGACAGGGCAATTTCAGGCTGCGGGTGCCAGGCCTCTTCACAGGCCGAAGTGATAACCCTCGAGAATGTTGCCAGTCATTCAGGAAAGTTAATTTACCAGATGTTACAACTACCTACGACGGATAGCTCCTCGGTTGATACAGACTCTCTGCAACTACCGGATATCAATTATTACCTCCCCGAAAACACGGACTCTAAGGTAGCGGCGGCACTCGCTGCACTCTATCGTTCACACTGTATCTCAGTTATCGATAGCTTCCGGTATTGCAAAGAACGCAACCTGCTCAGATTCTTCTCTGCGTTCCATGGCACTTTAACCGTTCCGGTCCAGAAGCTGCTGACGCATCCTAATCTCGCACCTTGGATCAAAGAGTGCGATTGGCTTATGTACCAGAAGATGATTGCGTTTGTGGCACCGTTGACAACACAAGTTGTTCCGAAACTTGTCCTGGATGCCTTTAGTTCAATATCTCAACGACTTACGACACATATTGCCGAAACATTCAAGGCCCAACCTGTACATGTTTCCCTCGCGAGGTTGCTGCCAGCTCATATCTTCTGCAATCTCCTGAAGCACATGCTTGATGTGAATCAGTCTGCTAATGCTGCTGCGGCGTGGCTGTGCCACCCCGATAACAGGAATCAGATGTGGCTCGACTTCACTACATTGGTTGACCCCAAAGAAATGATCACCCGGGCGAATATCCCCGTCTGCGCGGAACAGGCCACAGAACAAATACTGAAGGATGATATTCGCGCCCTGCTTACTCCTGTCGCTGATTTGAACCCTGCTGCCTCGCACCCGTTCTTCTCTCAACCCGATTTGGAAAAGAGCCCCAAACCACACAAATTTTCCGTTGAGGAGTCCGTGGGTGATGAATACAATTTCCCGGACAAATGGATCTCCTTTATACTAAACCTCGCTCATATTTTTCCTCAACACCGTACACAGTGCATCATTGAACGAGTGGATGCATTGTGGGATTGCATACTACACCGCCTTACATTGGGAGGTGCCCAGAGCTTCAGTGCCTGGTGGATGACCAAGGTCTTTTTCCATGAGATGATGTTATGGCAGGCAGAGAAGGGTGGATTCATGCATTACACACCAAGCACTTTGCAGAAAGCAGGCCTGGACTCTGACCAGTCCGGCCCGGGAGGACTCGTCCTCAGAAATTCCCCAAAAGTTGTTGGTAACGAGTCATCTACGTCAAATGCGCAAGATGGCGCATCATTGGAGAGGTCACGGATGGGAGTCGAAACAAATCCCAGTCGCATGGATGATGAAAAACCTACTGATATTTCCGAAAACTTAACGTCCTTTCACGCCCCTAATCACGACGACAGTGCTATTGATCTGGACGACGACTCAATGTTAATGACAGTGGGAAAGTACGGTGATATGATGGTCTCCGACCCCGCAGATGCTGAAGGTGATGTTATTGTCATTTAA
- a CDS encoding uncharacterized protein (transcript_id=CADANIAT00008990) has product MPLELGHDHELDRLRVKRRKLDSDDNREGLQNLRYGQFGQVVPGTLKMELASCDGGTYPPVCETSGPENILRDDSSVYCTKSDRCNLILKHCGEAPFCLRKLVIKAPKSGYDAPIQAGMVFISMSADELLARTAQYQIQYASSRSRRGRRRSGMQPSEEYLNSYRTPLQTLERATLAGFDCPSDSDTDASEFLGASSSSNADQSPQFRVITEYDERSDGTQLDRVEDSFLESQTSEPGGPDELRALHPMYPIEEDFLCSDTEDSSSGEDESAETRSYNSRRRELQRQVRAMRRQYAMEHDDSPRGHSTIQSTLLIPPSVPRSGPTARPSSGGLMRPLAQFFIKRPKSSVSLKFDPPPSGRYILIKLWSPYHAGNIDIQSVTAHGYAGPRFFPAVGPR; this is encoded by the exons ATGCCTCTGGAGCTGGGTCACGATCATGAATTGGACAGGTTGAGAGTCAAGCGCAGGAAGCTTGATTCGGATGATAATCGAGAAGGACTACAAAACTTAAGGTATGGTCAATTTGGCCAAGTCGTGCCGGGGACTCTGAAAATGGAGTTGGCCAGTTGTGATGGAGGCACATATCCGCCCGTTTGCGAAACGTCGGGGCCGGAGAACATTCTTCGGGATGACTCGTCCGTGTATTGTACAAAATCAGACCGCTGTAATCTGATTCTAAAACACTGCGGGGAGGCACCGTTCTGTTTGAGGAAGCTTGTTATCAAAGCGCCAAAGTCCGGCTATGACGCTCC GATTCAAGCAGGGATGGTCTTTATCTCTATGTCAGCTGATGAACTTCTCGCTCGCAccgctcaatatcagatTCAATACGCTAGTTCCCGGagccgccgcggccgtcgACGCAGCGGAATGCAACCTTCCGAAGAATATTTGAACTCATATCGAACTCCGTTACAAACTCTTGAGCGGGCGACCTTGGCCGGATTTGACTGCCCTTCTGATTCGGACACGGACGCCAGTGAATTTCTTGGTGCTTCCTCAAGTTCGAATGCGGACCAGTCGCCCCAGTTTCGCGTGATCACAGAGTATGATGAGCGCTCTGATGGTACTCAGCTTGACAGAGTGGAAGACAGCTTTCTCGAATCCCAAACTTCGGAACCAGGGGGGCCGGACGAATTGAGAGCACTGCATCCGATGTACCCGATTGAAGAGGATTTTCTTTGCTCAGATACCGAggacagcagcagtggtGAGGATGAAAGCGCTGAAACTCGTTCCTATAACTCACGACGGCGAGAACTGCAACGGCAGGTACGCGCTATGCGTCGTCAGTACGCCATGGAACATGACGATTCACCCAGGGGACATAGCACAATACAATCGACCTTGCTCATCCCGCCGTCGGTGCCGCGTTCTGGACCAACTGCACGTCCTTCAAGCGGTGGATTGATGAGACCTCTTGCTCAGTTCTTTATCAAGCGACCCAAAAGTAGCGTCAGCCTCAAGTTCGATCCTCCTCC GTCTGGTCGTTACAttttgatcaaactctggaGTCCATACCATGCAGGCAACATAGACATTCAGAGTGTCACCGCCCATGGCTATGCTGGACCCAGGTTTTTCCCTGCCGTCGGGCCCAGATGA
- a CDS encoding E1 ubiquitin-activating protein AOS1 (transcript_id=CADANIAT00008991) translates to MDSQDQSISPDEIALYDRQIRLWGVKAQEKLRSANILIITFKALANEVAKNLVLAGIGSLTIIDDGIVTEEDLGAQFLVNQDCIGQNRAQAAAPAVRAYNKRVKVYADASGISSKPPEFFGQFDLTIATELDFAMYNVINSACRVAGRPFYAAGLHGFYGFVFSDLIEHDFVITREKSNVPSPINETSTRTILNITSKKENDKMIEMVTKREKYHPLLLANTSPLPDELTRLPRRRKQVTPLLSCLRALWEFQKINHGRLPTFSHQDLESFTKLARDAHQELKLDISTLDSAFLRTFLSNLGSELSPVAGFLGGALAQDVMNVLSAREQPLQNLLLVDGERSVAPIYSLHPFYSMDTPNAMAAVPPAPNPIPLNGHPGIENGQPSIGNGQPGVGLS, encoded by the exons ATGGACTCGCAAGATCAGTCGATCAGCCCAG ATGAAATTGCGCTGTACGATCGTCAAATCCGTCTCTGGGGAGTCAAGGCCCAGGAGAA GTTGCGGTCTgcgaatatcctcatcatcaccttcAAAGCGCTGGCAAATGAAGTTGCCAAAAATCTGGTGTTAGCAGGGATCGGAAGCTTGACTATAATTGATGATGGGATCGTCACCGAAGAGGATCTTGGAGCGCAGTTTCTCGTGAACCAGGATTGTATTGGTCAAAATCGGGCCCAAGCTGCGGCCCCAGCAGTACGAGCCTACAATAAACGAGTCAAGGTCTACGCAGATGCAAGTGGCATTTCCAGCAAGCCGCCAGAGTTCTTCGGGCAGTTCGACTTAACAATTGCAACCGAGCTTGACTTCGCCATGTACAATGTCATCAATTCGGCCTGTCGTGTAGCCGGACGACCGTTTTACGCAGCTGGCCTGCATGGATTCTACGGTTTTGTTTTTTCTGACCTAATTGAACATGACTTCGTGATCACACGAGAGAAATCAAACGTTCCATCGCCTATAAACGAAACATCAACTCGGACTATTTTGAACATAACTtcgaagaaggagaatgaCAAAATGATTGAGATGGTCACGAAACGAGAGAAATaccatcctctccttctagCAAACACATCACCGCTACCCGACGAATTGACACGTCTACCCCGCCGCCGAAAGCAAGTGACACCGCTTCTGAGCTGTCTTCGAGCCCTCTGGGAGTTTCAGAAAATCAACCATGGCAGATTGCCAACCTTTTCACACCAAGATCTTGAATCATTCACGAAACTGGCTCGGGATGCGCACCAGGAACTCAAGCTTGACATTAGCACCCTCGATTCAGCATTCTTGCGAACTTTCCTGTCAAATCTCGGAAGCGAACTAAGTCCAGTGGCCGGTTTCTTAGGAGGTGCTTTAGCCCAAGACGTGATGAATGTCCTGAGCGCTCGGGAGCAGCCTCTTCAAAATCTCCTTCTGGTTGATGGCGAGAGATCTGTTGCCCCCATCTATTCGCTACACCCTTTCTACTCAATGGATACACCAAATGCCATGGCTGCCGTTCCTCCGGCTCCGAATCCAATTCCACTGAATGGTCACCCGGGTATAGAAAATGGTCAGCCGAGCATAGGAAATGGCCAGCCGGGCGTAGGGTTGTCGTAA
- a CDS encoding uncharacterized protein (transcript_id=CADANIAT00008992): protein MFFLAAQVILGVYLKLHIEKGILGKFRKILVLLHGILGKLMPILSWVQMLFGGITSLGFCRDDHLGQCLAHFIMGSAFIAYGILLTILLLVGQYWLRRTGRSQEFFDSLVIAAWGCVNTFTEHRWGGPWVHNDLQHTTMGIVWWCAGLLGIWLSRKRNGRPKRNLIPAIVILLTGYAMSGHPQHSMISTMIHKIFGYTLMAAGLTRIIEISFVLRDRSSVSADGSDPNSFQYLTPFLLYASGFLFMGATEEQMMLLENAGITHVSYVLILYSIAFILFLFVNILLHIYAVHAWPESADPAAHSHSRISTDISDQGPSGSIALPNGPGSSRFTHVNGHARTPSEAQRIQDAETFELQGLISDEEEDEDKVPPYEGRRHGPGPRKAEDEESAPLFRKDRE, encoded by the exons ATGTTCTTCTTGGCCGCACAGGTCATTCTTGGGGTTTATCTCAAGTTACATATCGAGAAGGGAATTCTTGGGAAATTCCGCAAaatcctcgttcttctccacgGCATCCTAGGCAAGTTAATGCCGATTTTGAGCTGGGTGCAGATGTTGTTTGGAGGGATCACTTCGTTGGGTTTCTGCCGCGATGACCATCTCGGACAATGCCTGGCTCACTTCATTATGGGCAGCGCCTTCATCGCGTACGGTATCCTGCTTACCATCCTCCTACTCGTCGGTCAGTACTGGTTGCGCCGAACCGGCCGCAGTCAGGAGTTTTTCGATTCCCTGGTCATCGCGGCATGGGGCTGTGTCAACACTTTCACGGAGCATAGGTGGGGCGGGCCTTGGGTTCATAATGATTTGCAGCACACCACTATGGGCATTGTCTGGTGGTGCGCTGGTCTGCTGGGTATCTGGCTGAGCAGGAAGCGGAATGGCCGACCCAAGAGGAATCTTATTCCGGCTATTGTTATCCTCCTTACAGGCTATGCCATGTCCGGTCATCCACAACACTCGATGATCAGCACCATGATTCATAAAATCTTTGGATACACGTTGATGGCGGCTGGTTTGACCCGAATCATCGAGATTTCTTTTGTGCTGAGGGACCGGAGCAGTGTAAGCGCGGATGGGTCGGACCCTAACAGCTTCCAATACTTAACGCCTTTC CTATTGTACGCCTCTGGATTCCTCTTCATGGGTGCCACAGAAGAGCAGATGATGCTCCTTGAAAATGCCGGCATCACCCACGTATCTTACGTACTCATCCTCTACAGCATCGCATTCATCCTCTTTCTAT TTGTAAACATTCTACTCCATATCTACGCCGTGCACGCCTGGCCCGAGTCCGCAGACCCGGCAGCCCATTCCCACTCCCGCATAAGTACCGACATCTCTGACCAGGGCCCCTCCGGCTCCATCGCCCTGCCTAACGGGCCAGGTAGCAGCCGCTTCACGCACGTGAACGGCCACGCCCGCACGCCCTCCGAAGCACAGCGCATCCAGGACGCTGAGACTTTTGAGCTCCAAGGTCTTATctcagatgaggaggaagatgaggataaAGTTCCACCTTatgagggaagaagacaTGGCCCTGGTCCAAGAAAagcggaagatgaagaaagcgCACCACTTTTCAGGAAGGACAGGGAGTAG